A genomic stretch from Planctomycetaceae bacterium includes:
- a CDS encoding sigma-54 dependent transcriptional regulator — MPRILVIDDEDLILKSFGFAFPSPEYQLLSAMTGQEAVELFQTSAPDVVVCDIKLPDMTGLDLFQKLHSLDPKIPVILMTGHGTASTAIDAMRAGAFEYVLKPLDPDTLIPLVESAAETSRLMRVPAHLPSGGDDAEASGDILIGQCPAMQEVYRAIGRVAPQNVTVLIRGESGTGKEVVARAIYNYSQRSDKPFLAINCAAIPEQLLESELFGHERGSFTGADRKRIGKFEQCHNGTLFMDEIGDMTPLMQTKVLRVLQDQQFERVGGNENIRTDVRLIAATNRDLETMIARRDFRSDLFYRLNVYTINLPPLRERGDDIRLLAERFCKVFSKELGKKITHISPEAIKVLQRYHWPGNVRELQSVIKRAILEATGPVLVPVFLSETILNPEQQETYSTGERKPVASSTAERAHASDEPASHDQEASDSLTDWDAVVSELLKSGSETIYDETLKLMERHVICRVLRHTQGNQLQAARLLGLSRATLRVKCRHLGITIETVVGES; from the coding sequence ATGCCTCGAATTCTTGTCATTGATGACGAAGATCTGATCCTGAAAAGCTTCGGGTTTGCATTTCCATCGCCTGAATACCAACTGCTGTCTGCGATGACCGGTCAGGAAGCTGTGGAGCTTTTTCAGACGTCGGCTCCTGATGTGGTGGTCTGTGATATCAAACTACCGGACATGACTGGTCTGGACCTGTTTCAAAAACTCCATTCGCTCGACCCCAAGATCCCTGTCATCCTGATGACCGGTCATGGCACAGCATCGACGGCCATCGATGCCATGAGAGCTGGCGCATTTGAGTACGTTCTGAAGCCGCTCGATCCGGATACGCTGATCCCGCTGGTCGAATCCGCAGCGGAGACCAGTCGATTGATGCGGGTACCAGCGCATTTGCCATCCGGCGGAGACGACGCTGAAGCGTCGGGAGATATCCTCATCGGACAATGTCCTGCCATGCAGGAGGTTTATCGAGCCATTGGTCGCGTCGCACCTCAAAACGTAACGGTCCTGATTCGCGGCGAGAGTGGAACCGGTAAGGAAGTTGTTGCCCGGGCCATCTACAATTACAGCCAGCGGAGCGATAAACCATTTCTGGCCATCAACTGTGCGGCGATTCCCGAGCAACTGCTGGAGAGTGAGTTGTTTGGTCATGAACGAGGCTCATTCACCGGAGCAGACAGAAAACGGATCGGCAAGTTCGAACAGTGTCACAACGGGACACTGTTCATGGATGAAATCGGGGATATGACCCCGTTGATGCAAACCAAAGTTCTGAGGGTGCTGCAGGACCAGCAGTTCGAGCGAGTGGGTGGGAATGAGAACATCAGGACCGATGTTCGCCTGATTGCGGCCACCAATCGCGATCTCGAAACCATGATTGCTCGGCGAGACTTTCGTAGTGATTTGTTCTATCGGCTGAATGTCTACACGATTAATCTTCCGCCGCTGCGTGAACGCGGCGATGACATTCGATTACTCGCCGAACGATTCTGTAAGGTGTTCTCGAAAGAGCTGGGAAAAAAGATCACGCACATATCGCCCGAAGCGATAAAAGTGTTGCAGCGCTATCACTGGCCGGGCAATGTGCGAGAACTTCAGAGCGTTATTAAGCGAGCGATACTGGAAGCGACCGGGCCTGTTCTGGTTCCAGTGTTCCTGTCGGAGACAATCCTGAATCCCGAGCAGCAGGAGACTTACAGCACGGGGGAAAGGAAGCCCGTGGCCAGTAGTACGGCTGAGAGGGCTCATGCGAGTGATGAGCCAGCGTCGCATGATCAGGAGGCAAGTGACAGTCTGACAGACTGGGATGCCGTTGTTTCGGAATTGCTGAAATCGGGGTCCGAGACAATTTACGATGAAACTCTGAAGCTGATGGAACGTCATGTTATTTGTCGGGTCCTGCGGCACACACAGGGAAATCAGCTTCAGGCGGCCCGATTACTGGGACTGTCGCGAGCGACACTCAGGGTAAAATGCCGACACCTGGGCATTACCATCGAGACCGTGGTTGGCGAATCCTGA
- a CDS encoding DUF1549 and DUF1553 domain-containing protein produces the protein MKSPAPGVCRLPNLIILAIVVASLSNAEARSADHIRVSFRNEVMAVLSRSGCNLGTCHGSANGKGGLKLSLRGQDPDLDFNTLTREYSARRVNVLNPDESLLLQKPLMLVPHEGGRRFEENSFELSVLRKWIENGIPSDHADEPTLQRITTTPEHLTTPVSESPVQIIATGCFSDGSTRDITSLAVFDSSSLSMPVTRKGQLDISTPGLTTLTVRYLHLQQPVRVEVVADRPDFEFTSPEPANFIDELVFAQLERLKVNPSAVCDDRTFLRRAWLDVTGQLPPASLAKDFVTSGDANKRSAMIDQVLASDGFIDQQTMRWAELLRAEEKTLDSKGLQVYHQWIREAVAKELPLNQMAAELISARGSTYAVPSTNFFRAVRTYEDQAESTAQVFLGIRLSCAKCHNHPFDRWTQDDYYGWANFFARIDYEIVENKRRDKNDKHEFVGEQIVKIKDKGEIRNVRTGQPADLRFLGESEEMPPEMQDRDRLQILAAWLSDPQNRRFARTQANRIWYQMFGRGIVDPIDDFRATNPPVNPELLEALTDELIRSNFNTRHVMRLIMNSRVWQLSATTNSTNQLDEECFSHVIPRRLTAEQTVDAISTVLEVPIPFGGHEPGTKATQLVGVRNGEFRYAKPEAGDEFLKLFGRPNRLQSCECERSNESTLAQTLELVSGDLVTRLLTTSKNRISGSLADNQPAEEFLEELYWTALTRQPTETELKQLAAFIRMHTDPLQARQDITWAVINSNEFLLRY, from the coding sequence ATGAAAAGTCCCGCCCCCGGCGTGTGCCGCCTCCCAAACCTCATTATTCTCGCCATCGTTGTTGCGTCTTTATCAAATGCGGAGGCTCGGTCGGCGGACCACATCAGGGTCTCGTTCCGCAATGAGGTCATGGCTGTACTTTCACGCAGCGGCTGCAATCTGGGGACCTGCCACGGCAGCGCAAACGGAAAGGGAGGCCTGAAGCTATCATTGCGAGGACAGGACCCCGACCTCGACTTCAACACCCTCACACGGGAATACAGTGCCAGACGCGTCAACGTGCTGAATCCTGATGAAAGTTTACTCCTCCAGAAGCCATTGATGCTGGTACCACACGAGGGTGGCCGACGATTCGAAGAGAATTCTTTTGAGCTCTCGGTTCTTCGAAAGTGGATTGAAAACGGCATCCCCTCTGACCATGCAGATGAGCCAACCCTGCAAAGGATTACGACAACCCCTGAGCACCTCACGACTCCCGTGTCTGAATCTCCGGTGCAGATCATTGCCACAGGTTGTTTTTCAGATGGCTCGACCCGCGACATTACATCGCTCGCAGTCTTCGATTCGTCCTCGCTGTCTATGCCAGTCACCAGAAAAGGACAGCTGGATATCAGCACCCCGGGGTTGACAACACTGACCGTGCGATATCTGCATTTGCAGCAGCCCGTTCGAGTGGAAGTTGTCGCTGATCGGCCTGATTTTGAGTTCACATCGCCGGAACCCGCAAACTTCATCGACGAACTTGTCTTTGCACAACTGGAGCGGTTGAAAGTCAACCCTTCTGCTGTCTGTGATGATCGCACATTCCTGCGTCGAGCATGGCTGGATGTGACGGGGCAGCTACCACCAGCATCCCTCGCCAAGGACTTTGTGACATCAGGTGATGCGAACAAACGCAGTGCGATGATCGACCAGGTACTCGCTTCCGATGGTTTTATCGATCAGCAAACGATGCGCTGGGCCGAACTTCTGCGGGCTGAGGAAAAGACACTCGACAGCAAGGGGCTTCAGGTTTACCACCAGTGGATTCGGGAGGCCGTCGCAAAGGAATTGCCACTCAATCAAATGGCAGCAGAACTGATCTCCGCGAGAGGAAGTACGTATGCGGTTCCTTCCACGAATTTCTTCAGAGCCGTCAGAACTTACGAAGATCAGGCTGAATCCACAGCACAAGTGTTTCTCGGCATTCGACTCAGTTGTGCGAAGTGCCACAATCATCCATTCGACCGATGGACACAGGATGACTATTACGGATGGGCAAACTTCTTTGCGCGAATCGACTACGAGATCGTGGAAAACAAGCGTCGGGATAAGAATGACAAGCACGAATTCGTGGGCGAACAGATCGTCAAAATCAAGGACAAAGGTGAGATCAGGAATGTCCGAACCGGCCAGCCTGCTGACCTGAGATTTCTCGGGGAGTCCGAAGAAATGCCGCCGGAAATGCAGGATCGCGATCGCCTTCAAATTCTCGCGGCCTGGCTTAGCGACCCGCAGAATCGTCGCTTCGCCAGAACGCAGGCGAATCGAATCTGGTATCAAATGTTTGGGCGGGGCATTGTAGACCCGATCGATGACTTTCGCGCGACGAATCCACCCGTCAACCCCGAACTTCTGGAGGCTCTGACAGACGAGCTTATCAGGAGTAATTTCAACACACGGCACGTCATGCGACTGATCATGAATTCGCGAGTCTGGCAACTCTCCGCAACCACGAATTCCACAAACCAATTGGACGAAGAGTGTTTTTCCCACGTGATTCCAAGACGATTGACTGCGGAGCAAACCGTCGACGCCATCAGTACCGTACTGGAAGTACCCATCCCGTTCGGCGGCCATGAGCCGGGAACAAAAGCAACTCAACTGGTCGGTGTCCGAAACGGTGAATTCCGGTACGCAAAGCCGGAAGCCGGCGACGAATTCCTGAAACTGTTCGGTCGCCCAAATCGACTGCAAAGCTGCGAATGCGAACGCAGCAACGAATCCACCCTGGCTCAAACGCTTGAACTTGTCAGTGGAGACCTCGTCACTCGTTTGCTGACGACGTCCAAAAATCGCATCTCAGGGTCGCTCGCAGACAATCAGCCGGCCGAAGAGTTTCTTGAGGAACTCTACTGGACCGCCCTGACCCGCCAACCCACAGAAACGGAACTGAAACAACTGGCGGCATTCATCCGGATGCATACAGACCCGTTGCAGGCGCGACAGGACATTACCTGGGCGGTGATAAACTCGAACGAATTCCTGCTGCGGTACTGA